The nucleotide sequence TTAAGCTCTTCCAAATGGAGAGATCCCTCGTAGACCCCTGCCTGTAAAACACAACCGAAATAAATCATTCACCAAATGTTTATAATGCAATAAGATTTTATAAATAGAAAAAATAAGGTATATACTTCTCGACAAAGTGGACACTTTGCAGTAGGGTCTGCTGCCTTGAGTCCATCTACAATTGTTACTGATCCGGACTTGCAAGCACACATGAAGCAAAAGATGTGTCCGCAAGTCAAATACACAGGGTCAAACACTGTCTCCTGATCAAACAATTACAAAGAATGTGTAAAAAATATATCTTTCCTTAAACAGTGTATGCATAAAGCCAACAACTAAATATAAAAGTGACATTTTAGACGCGTTTAACTAAAAATAGGTTGATTTTGGGGATAACTATTAACTAAACTAGTAATTTTCAACGGGTCAAATGGATAGCACTAGAAAGTAAGCTAGAAATGGAGCTTGTCAAACATTTTAAATGGTTTAAAAGTTGCCTGAATTGTATTCAAATGCTTTATTGAATATAAATAGATTATTATGCAGTATTAACCAGTGCAGTTTCTTCAACCATCTACATGAATAGAATAAGGCCCAGCTGTTGAAGTCAATTGGGATAATCTGAAGGTCGTGACTTCGATATATTCCATTTATTATACAAAAAATAGTTGAACGGGAGGAAAGAAAATGATAAAAGAAAAATGGACCATGAAGAACTGACCAAGCATATGGAGCATGTTAAGTCTATCTCAATCTTAACCGAATCAGAGAGCTCACAGCGTAGCGAAGGTTTTCCATCGTTAAATACGAGAGAGCATGCCTTTGATAACTCGGAATTGTTACCCAAATTTGTCTTAGTTTCCGTTAAGTTAATGTGGAAAGCAATCAGCTCACAAAGCCATGGAGACTGAAGAATCTCCATGTGCATACTCTGTACTTGTGACCTGAAAGCTTGCCCTTGTTTAGAGTCATGTATCTGCGGTCAAGAGTAAAAGTTAGAGGTGACCAAATAGGCTTGAGGGAACGTATTGAGTAATAGGTCAACATGGTTTTTAGGCATGTAATTTTGTTGTAGGGGTCGAAACATGTTGGTTTGGATCGACCCAAAACACTTCTACATATTTTTAAACCTCCTTGCCGTTGCAGTTACACATTAAGCACTGTTTTTAGGCACTTAATGAGTTGAGATTGCCAATTCTAGAAAGTTGTTCATGTCTAAGGGTATGTTTGAGTGTACTAGCCGGTACTTTAACTTATTATTTTCTATAAGTGTTTAGCAAATAGCTAGAGATTGAGCTAGAGTTTAACAATGTGAATTGGTGTAGAAGGACAAAAAGAAATATGATAACTAAAGATATAAGTGGTATTTAGGTAATTGTACTTTTCATAAGCTCAAGCTACTTTTCAGAAATTATTTCAACTAGCTTATTTTTGTAAAGATTATTTTCTCAATGAGGTCATACAAATTTTTCTACCAAACAATAAGCTTAGTTGCGAAACACACACATTagcatgcaaaaaaaaaaaaaaagaatgcaaGTGTTTAATTGTGAATGGAATTTTACCTTGTCATATTTCTTAAGAATTTTTCGCATAGCAAGGGCATTGATAATAGCATAACCAACAAGATCTTTTCCTTCTTCTATAAAAGCACCATGGTTCCCCTTAAATGTATCTTTACACCACGCAAAATACTTGCGAAACCCGGTCGCTAAATGAACATCAAGTACCTTTTGTGCACGTTCGTTAAAACATCCAACCACCATAGACATCTCCTTCATAAGTAATGGAAAAAAACTTCCATCACAGACTGCATAAAATCATGAAATAGAATAAAATCATCGATTATTGGTAACTAATCACAATATATTAGAGATGTTAACTATAAGATTTAAAATCGCTTAATCCAAATATTAAACCGAATGAAAACCAATTCAAaacaaacctatattttttttttaaagtcaagttGACGGCATCACCCAAAGGGACTTAACCACCTTCGCGATCATATGCCACGCACGCGctttcgggaggaaacccgaatcgcattgcaggaaccaaatccttaaaccatcccgagggacaggtggaccgggtttgaatcctgaatggatcctaGCGAGAAAACCCCCTGAGGTCAATCTGGAGCTCCATATTTAAGGCAGATTGATTAATAAGATGAGCAgagcgagactcgaacccatgacctaaacCCAAGCCTCGGATACCAGTAAGGCAAGCGTGCAATGGTACAAACCTAATTTAGAAAGCATTTTTCGTATCAATTAGAAACAAAATTGAATTCAGTATCCGGTTTTATATATATGCATTAGATGATTAGGTCAATCGAAAAACGATTTTCGAATTTGGTTGAAGACTTATGAGTTCAACATTTTTTGATATAAAAAACATAACTTAAAATTGTTTGTGCAAAAGAAGTAAAGAACCATGCTATAAAAGCAAGCTTCTTTGTGACATTATATCAAACACCTTAATCACAAAGTCAATAAATTGTGACATTATATCAAACACCTTAATCAAAAAgtcaataaataaataatatatgaaCGTAAAACCCCAATAAAAAAATCATCGATTTGAAAATTTTATGAATGTAAAAACCCAGCAAAAATGTCATCGAATCAAACAGCTATAATCATACGTCCAATCAACGTAATACAATAACAGAATTAGTTAAAAGTGTTAATAAACAATTAAGAATAAATAAACAAAAATTAATACCAGGGCAGGGGTGGGTGCAAGCAGCAGAAGAGTTATCAGAATTAGTATCATCAACAAGTAATGAGTTCTGAGAACGAATCATATCATCTTTACGACATCGTTTCAATATCTTCTTGAGATTCTTAAACCCTACACCAGGTAATTTGTAATTCTTCTGATCTTGTATCTGCATATATTCTTCATATTTTTTACAAAACTTCATCGTTGAATGAAATTAATTTATTTGAGAAGTAATTTGTGAGTTTTATTTATTTACGTATGAAGGCTCTGTTTTTCGTATCTTGGTGATTGAAAAAGTGAAtgtggttttattactttgttgtttgtttgtgttgaatggggttttttttttttacgtgtaTAGTGAATAGTCAATGGTGACACGTGGCACTGGTGTGTTGCCGTTTCGCAAGATAAATATAGACTTTGAGAAATGGTCAATATTTTGTCTTGATATTGCTTCGTCAAAAAGGCAAGTGTGATTCTTGTGAACTTGTACCAAGATTTAACCAAATTGTAGACATTTTTATACACAGAATTAATTTATGTTTGAACGGCAAGCTTTGCACATTGTattatttatttcaacgacactcatttgcacacacacacgttcGGAAGGAACCCGAATCGCATTACAAGAACCCGATCATGTAACCATCCTGAGGGGCAGGCGGACCGGGTTCGAATCCTGAATGGATCAGGGAGAAAACCCCCTGAGGTCAATCTGAACATTTATATTTCAGacagattaattaataggatgaGCAGAgtgaggctcgaacccatgacctaacaTCCAGCCCTAATAAACAAGGTGAAGGAGATGtcattgaagcaatgcttcgttggctATACACAAAATTAATCATATGTATCTATGTaactaattatatatttatatatatgagagatacctttttatttgttatttttataaaattaaaattaaagtttagaatttaaattttttaatttttgaGTTATTATTCATTGTTTAGATTAAACAAAAAAAATTTACTGCAACGTTAACATACATCAGATGTATGTTTTCATACTTATGATTTGATGTATGATAACCAGTTATCATACATCTAATATATGTTAATGTGTTGTAAaaagtatgtttttattttttttccgaaTCTACACAATAAATATTAACTCCCgaattttgtttaaaaaaaatctaaactctaattttgatgttataaaaataataaatttacttATTCCTTTATCCCCAAAaaggatgatatatatatatatatatatattttggtagGATCAAGAGATAATAATAAAATGAAGAGAAGTGGAGGATAGCATTTTGACTCGTATCTTCGTCTTCGTATTCCTTTTCGTTTTTTCCTCGTCGGTTGCCAATACCGATATGGTGTTTGTTGCGAATAGACTTATCGTTGTTGGTATGagaatggttgttgttgttgtgaataCTATGGGAATGATAGTTGTTGTTGTGGTGGATATGATAGTTGTGTTGTGGTcgaatgaattgttgttgataaaatACTTTCTGATTTGGTGCGAATTGTGAAAAACTAGTTTGACTTGGTGAAAAATTGATAGCTTGATTCGATGACGAATTGTTTGGTGACGGGATTGAATTATTGAGCATATGGTTGGAAAAGTCATTATTGTTTGATTAAGACATTTTAGTTGTAGAGTGAAATGAAATGAAATGGTCGGAATATTGAGTGAGAAAAATAGATGTGAAAATATGTATATTTAAAGGGTAAAATAATTGATCTATATAAAAaagaataataaaataaaatttgaaaCGATAATATAATCATTTGAAATTGCAATGGGTCCCACCATGATTCGTGAGAGTGCCGTTGCAGGTCCAACGGACGGACCAAGTGGCTATCCGCTGCCTATGGTTGTCAGTGAGTGGCGATCGGTGACGGTGGGTGGGTGTTTTAGTGAGGCCGTGAGGGGGCTATACGCTATAGTTTATAGTGGCCTTAGATGCATACCAATATTCATGTGAATATATACAAATATCAGATTTTATTTTTGaaagtattaaattttattattttttataacaaGTAAAAGTAAATCTTTACAActtttatatttgtatttatataatcTACGAAGTAGGCGACGAAAACAGGGACTCTAAAAAAGAAACGTGGGGAAAATGATTTCACCAACCCACTTGGGGTGAATGGGTGATCACTGATCAGTGATGGTGGCCATTTTGAACAAATGAACATCGTagcttttttataataataaattaaactTATAAAACAAGTGGTACTCAATTTCTTTATTGAATTGAAGTGTTTAGGGTGTTTAAATCTCTTATAAAAATCCAGTGGCGAATCTGTTGAGATTAAAGGTTTATCGGGCTTGATTAATGGGCTCATTAGTCTTAGATGCTAGATACAATTGTTATGGTTTAAGGAAAGGGAAATTCGTCCAAATACACTATTTCTTAAACTTTTATTCCAAAATATACTTTCGGGgaaaaaattgtctatttacaccgTTAGGTCGACCACTAAGTGGGTCGACTACCCCTTTATCCGGTCGACCACTTTAGTTTTCAAGGTAGTCGACCTCAATTCTTCATTGTTGTTGGTCGACTACTTCAGTTATATGGTCGACCTAAGGGTCGACCGAATTGTAGGCCTAAACTCGGTCGACTAACATAGTCGACCACAGTTGCTTTGAAGTCGACCGATAAGTTGGTCGACTAATCATAAAAACATACTAAGATATATCAGATAAGATTATTGCGAATTTAGATAAGGTTTTTATTTAAGTTTACTGTGTTAGCAATGTACCTTCAATGTACCTTGGAGATTTATTTACCATTATGTGTTGTGTTGTGTTGTGTTACCATCCAATTTAGTGAAATAAACTTTAATTTGAacaacaaatattatatattatctcataCTACATTTATGGATTACACAACAAATAACACAACTTACAGACATATAACATACACGATAGTTAAACAGAAAATATACGAACACACATACCTAACA is from Rutidosis leptorrhynchoides isolate AG116_Rl617_1_P2 chromosome 10, CSIRO_AGI_Rlap_v1, whole genome shotgun sequence and encodes:
- the LOC139872527 gene encoding probable E3 ubiquitin-protein ligase BAH1-like 1, producing the protein MKFCKKYEEYMQIQDQKNYKLPGVGFKNLKKILKRCRKDDMIRSQNSLLVDDTNSDNSSAACTHPCPVCDGSFFPLLMKEMSMVVGCFNERAQKVLDVHLATGFRKYFAWCKDTFKGNHGAFIEEGKDLVGYAIINALAMRKILKKYDKIHDSKQGQAFRSQVQSMHMEILQSPWLCELIAFHINLTETKTNLGNNSELSKACSLVFNDGKPSLRCELSDSVKIEIDLTCSICLETVFDPVYLTCGHIFCFMCACKSGSVTIVDGLKAADPTAKCPLCREAGVYEGSLHLEELNILLSRSCPEYWEERLQTERAERIRQTKEHWESQSRLFLGI